The Nitrospiraceae bacterium DNA window CGGTTTGGTGGTCCAGTTTTTCATCGCGCCGGTCAAGCTGACGTCGCTGTCCTTGATACGGAACGAAAGCTGTTTGATGTCGGCAATGTTCTTCGAGAACTTCAAACGGAGATAAATGTCTTCGACCGGGCCGTCCACGCCCTTGGCCGTCATCAAGCCGTTGGTCAAGGCCAGCCAGCCGCCGGTGCGCCAGCTCTTCCAGTCCGCGTCGCTCCCCTTCACGTCCATGGAGATTTCGAGATTCCCTGCCTCGAGCCCGCCCTTGTAGATCCATTCCGGCAAGCTCGAGAGCGAGACGGTGCCGGAGGCCAGCTCCGCATCGATCGTGAACCGTTCGCCCAGCGTGATCCGGCCCTTGAGCGGTAAGCGCAGGGGCGGCACCAATAGTTCGAGGCGCGTGATGGTCATGCCGGCTCCGCGGGCGATGTCTCCCTCGATCTCCAACGCGGCCGGCGTGCCGGGCGGCTTCTCCCCGACGGAGGGCAGCACGAGCTTGGCCTCGTTCAGGTTGATGTCCCCCCGCACATGCGGAGCCCCCGAAGGGCCGGAGAGTTGCACCTTCGCGGCTAGAATGCCGGAGAGCAAATCATCGGGGAATGTTCCCGCCGAGACCATTTGGCGAAGCTGGGCCGCGTTGCCCTTGGCCCTGATCACGAAATCCTCGAACAGGCTGGGGGTGCCGCCCGTGATCATGCCGTTGAATTGGAGCTGCGTGTCGCCGAGGTTCGCCGTGACCTGATCGAACTGCGCCCCGCCCGTCTGCGAGAAGACGATCCGTCCCTGCAGCGCGGTGAGCCGTTGCGGCAGCGACGGATTGATGAGGCTGACCTGCGTGGCCGCGACCTCTCCTCCCGCGAAGGTGATGCCGCCGGGCTTGTCGAGCGGGCCGACCAAACGGAAGGTGGGTCGCGCCTGTCCCTCGATGTCTCGAGATTGCGCCAGCAACGACGTCAAACGGTCGCCGCGAATGGTCTTGAGCAAGAACTTCACGAGCTCGGCCGCCGTCATGTTGCCGGTCACGTCCAATTCCATCCAGGGACCGGTCTCCAAAAACGACACGACGGCCTTGCCGTCGGTGATTTGCAGCGCGCCGTAGGCTCCCGTCACCTTGCCGACGCGAATGCGTCCCGGTTCCACCGAAATCGTCGCGGACAGGTCCTGCGTCGGGACCCGATCGTCGCCGATCAACGCTCGGCCCTTTTCGACGCGAAAGTCGCCGGTCAGCGAGAGTTGCGGCGTTGGCTCGGTCGCCCCCGTGAGCGTCGCGGACAGGATTTCGACTGTGCCGCCGAGTTGGCGCTGCGCGACGATCGCGGGCAACTGGGGATGGACCCACTGGGCGGGAAACCGGTCGAAAAGACTTTCCAAATCGAGCGAGGGCGATGTGAAGGTCACGGAAAACGTCGGCTGTGAGGTGAGCAGCCCGGCGAGGTTGGCCTTGCCCGTCACCGCAAGTTGATCCACGTTGGCCGTCACATCCGACAAAACGACGTCGTAGCCTGCGACACCGGGAGCGACCCTGATATGACTCTTGAGGTTCGCGCCCCCCTGCAATTGCGCCGGGACCGGTCTGGGACCGAAGAAATCGGCGAGTTCGCGGAGGCGCAAGTTGGCCGCCTCGATCGCGCCTTCGAATTGAAACGCCGGCCGTACCGAGTAGGGCTCCTCGGCCGAGAACGTGGAGGACGATTCGCTGAGGGCGATCGTGCCGGTGAGGGAAAAGGCCGATGGGTCCTTGTCGGCGGGCAGCGAGGCCGACAGGTGGAGATCGCCCTGCGCCTTGCCGGGGTAGACCTTAAGCGCCACTTCCACCTGTTCCAGTTTCGCGGTCCGGATGCCGTCCGGTCTGGCCTCGTCGGTGACGGTGATGTGGCCGTTCTGAATCGTCGCCTCGCGGATTTGCAGCAGGCGGCTGAACATCAGATAGGCGGACTCATCTTTGGTCGAGGTCGGCAGGCCCGCCAGCACATTCCAATGGCCCGAGCGATTGCGGAGCAGCGTGACGGTCGGTTCTTCAATATAGAGCCGTTTCGCCACTACCTGGCGTTTCAGGAGGGGGAACAGGCGCAAGACGATGTCGATTTTCTTCGCTTCGAAGACTTGATGGGTCGGGTCGTCGTGACCGTAGATGCCGACGGAGGTTAGTTCCAGACGCAGGCTCGGCAGCAGCACGAGCTTGATCCGGTCGACCTCGATCTTTCGGCGGAGGCTCGCCTCCAACTGCTGGAGGAAGAATTCCTTGAGGTAGTCGGTGCCGGTGAGCTCGCGGGAATAAAACAGGAACAGCACACCCAGGATGAGAACCGCGAGAAGCGAGAGCACCAGCCAGCGGGGTCGAACCGTCACTCCACCTCCAGCAGCATAAGGGGTCGTAATTTTTGATAATACCGGATGGACTGCGGTGAAATCCATACAGTCGATCCCTTGGGGCGGTCAAACGGCGACGGCTGGAGACCGCGGCGTGAGCCGTCTATAATGCCGCTTCGCCTTCCCGCGCGGCGCAGAGGCGGCGAGCGATCGAACCGCCGCGCAGTGCAGCGGTTCAGGGAGTCACAGATCGAGTGACGGACGGACAGCAGAACAGTCGCGGCAGCTGGGCGGTGGTCGGCCTGCTGTTCGTCATCAGCGTCGTGACGTACGTCGACCGCGTGAATATCTCGGTAACGGCGCGGCAGATGATGCCGGCCTACGGGCTGACCGACCAGGACATGGGCTACGTGTTTTCAGCCTTCGTCTTCGGGTATGCCCTCTGCCAAATCCCCGGCGGCTGGTTGGGGGACCGCTGGGGCGCGCGAGTCGTCCTGACCGGGGCCTTGATCTGGTGGTCGATCTTCACCGCCATGACCGCGACCGCCGCGACCTTCGGAATCGTATCCTGGCTCGGGACCGCCGGCACCTTCGCGCTGGTGCGCTTTCTGCTTGGCGTGGGCGAAGCGGTCGCCCTTCCCAACTTTAATCGCGCGGTGGCCGACAGGATTCCGCCCGAGCACCGGGGTATCGGCATCGGGATCGCCATCGGCGGCATCGGGGTCGGCGCCGCCATCACCCCCCCCCTCGCCTCCTGGATCATGGTCAATTTCGGATGGCAGACGGTCTTCTACGGCTCGGCCCTCGTCGGTCTCGTCGTAGCGCTGGTCTGGTGGATGGGCTCGCGAGAGCCTCGATCGCCGGAAAGCGGTCCCTCGCTTGCGCAGAGCAGGACGGTACCCTGGCGCCGATTCGCCGCCAGTTCGACCGTGCGCTGGCTGGTGATGAGTTACGCCTGCCTGGGCTACGTGGCCTACATCTATATGTCCTGGTTCTATCTCTACCTGGTGAATGTGCGTGGGTTCGATGTCTTGCGGAGCGGCTGGCTCGCCTCGCTGCCGTTCCTGGCGATCCTCTGCTTCTGCCCGTTGGGCGGCTGGGTCACGGATCGGCTCATGCCGGTCATGGGGATCAGAAAGGCCAGGATGTATGTGGGCATGGGCGGGATGGGACTCGCCGGCGCCCTGATCGCGGCCGGTGCCTGGGCCGAGTCGCACCTCGCGGCGATCGGCTGTCTCTCGCTGGGGGCTGGTCTACTCTATTTTACCGTCGGCGCCTATTGGAGCGTACCGACGGACCTCTCGAAAACTCATGCCGGGACGTTGTCCGGCATCATGAACATGGGGGCCAACATCGGCGGCGCGATCTCCCCGAGCCTTACGCCGTGGCTCGCGCATCAATGGGGATGGACGGCCGCGCTGTTGTGTGCTTCGGGCATTGCGCTGGTCGGCTGCCTGCTCTGGACTCGCATCGACCCGACCCAGGAGCTCAACCGGCAGCCCGGCCGGTAGGTCCATAGCCAAGCTGTGAGATCGATGCTCGGCGAGGGAGCGCCCCTTGCCGCTGAAACCTCGACCCTGTTAGATTCGTCGGTATGAGCATGCAATTCCAAAAGAAAGACCCCCGCGCCACGATCGTGACGAAGTTCGGCGAGATCAAGATTCGGTTCTACCCGGACGATGCCCCTCGCCACGTGGACAATTTCATCAGCCTGGCCAAGATGGGCTTCTACGATGGGACCCTGTTCCATCGCGTCGTGCCGGGCTTCATCATCCAGGGCGGCGATCCCTTGAGCAAGCAGCCGGACCGGGCGCTATACGGTACGGGCGGACCAGGGTTCTTTCTCAA harbors:
- a CDS encoding AsmA-like C-terminal domain-containing protein — translated: MTVRPRWLVLSLLAVLILGVLFLFYSRELTGTDYLKEFFLQQLEASLRRKIEVDRIKLVLLPSLRLELTSVGIYGHDDPTHQVFEAKKIDIVLRLFPLLKRQVVAKRLYIEEPTVTLLRNRSGHWNVLAGLPTSTKDESAYLMFSRLLQIREATIQNGHITVTDEARPDGIRTAKLEQVEVALKVYPGKAQGDLHLSASLPADKDPSAFSLTGTIALSESSSTFSAEEPYSVRPAFQFEGAIEAANLRLRELADFFGPRPVPAQLQGGANLKSHIRVAPGVAGYDVVLSDVTANVDQLAVTGKANLAGLLTSQPTFSVTFTSPSLDLESLFDRFPAQWVHPQLPAIVAQRQLGGTVEILSATLTGATEPTPQLSLTGDFRVEKGRALIGDDRVPTQDLSATISVEPGRIRVGKVTGAYGALQITDGKAVVSFLETGPWMELDVTGNMTAAELVKFLLKTIRGDRLTSLLAQSRDIEGQARPTFRLVGPLDKPGGITFAGGEVAATQVSLINPSLPQRLTALQGRIVFSQTGGAQFDQVTANLGDTQLQFNGMITGGTPSLFEDFVIRAKGNAAQLRQMVSAGTFPDDLLSGILAAKVQLSGPSGAPHVRGDINLNEAKLVLPSVGEKPPGTPAALEIEGDIARGAGMTITRLELLVPPLRLPLKGRITLGERFTIDAELASGTVSLSSLPEWIYKGGLEAGNLEISMDVKGSDADWKSWRTGGWLALTNGLMTAKGVDGPVEDIYLRLKFSKNIADIKQLSFRIKDSDVSLTGAMKNWTTKPVIAVKLESSQMDIDLLIPKGERSPVREFLEMLASTSQVSATATIEKGIYKHLRFGSLSGRLTIQDGMLDLDRVVGQSGTGQIAGRLVVRLPKGQPAETESSVRMTGIPFDALLPLLGAQDRSVTGDVKLTGMLTGHGRNPHGVLPTLNGKTELVAQEGRILKTEKRAIWKIISILNLPAVLQGKVDLEKDGLQYNRMTATITMQNGMMKTQNLIIDSPVLKISAAGTYDMPTDQLDMVWAVSPFGSYSQFLKSIPLFGRLVAGDRKGLATALFQVKGPIEDPQVTYMPMKSFTTGLTGVAQLAFDLLKNTVMLPVDILSPQEEKEPLFDPSLELKTPPAPPPQVLQPSAPAPASP
- a CDS encoding MFS transporter; translated protein: MTDGQQNSRGSWAVVGLLFVISVVTYVDRVNISVTARQMMPAYGLTDQDMGYVFSAFVFGYALCQIPGGWLGDRWGARVVLTGALIWWSIFTAMTATAATFGIVSWLGTAGTFALVRFLLGVGEAVALPNFNRAVADRIPPEHRGIGIGIAIGGIGVGAAITPPLASWIMVNFGWQTVFYGSALVGLVVALVWWMGSREPRSPESGPSLAQSRTVPWRRFAASSTVRWLVMSYACLGYVAYIYMSWFYLYLVNVRGFDVLRSGWLASLPFLAILCFCPLGGWVTDRLMPVMGIRKARMYVGMGGMGLAGALIAAGAWAESHLAAIGCLSLGAGLLYFTVGAYWSVPTDLSKTHAGTLSGIMNMGANIGGAISPSLTPWLAHQWGWTAALLCASGIALVGCLLWTRIDPTQELNRQPGR